The Couchioplanes caeruleus sequence CGTTGGTCGGGCACGGTGACGGTCGGATGGGTGCTCCGATCGACCGTGACGGTGGGGTGGTTGCGGGGATCGACCGTGACGGTGGCCCGGTCCTGCTCCCGGCCGGCACGAGGCGAGGCGGGGCCCGGGCGTGCCTCGGCGTGGTCCGGCGCGGCCGGGCGCACGCCCGCCGCCACCGTGTCCCGCACGATGTCGAAGTCGTCGTCCGGCTCGGGCTCGGCCCGCCCGGGTGGTGTCGGCACCGGGCGGCCCCGCGCGAAGGCAGCGTCGTCGGCCTCGGCGGCCTCGATCGGGTCCCCCGAGCCGGCGGGTCGACCGTCGGGACGGTCGGGTGTGGTCGGCATCGCCGCCTACTTTTGCACGCCGGACGGCCCGCGGCGACGCAGAACCGGCGACGCGCCGCAGCCGTCCGCCGCGGCGGACGCCCGGACCAGGCCGAATGCGGCAAGCCAGACGAACGTTCCCGGCCGGCTCCGAGCGCCGGGGAGATACACGGGCGCGCCGCGACACGGGCCGGGAAGGTCCGTGCGGCGGCGCGCCTGTGGCCGTACCAAAATCAGCTCATGACCTCGCGCATGAGCCGGGCGGTCTCGCTCGGGGTCTTCCCGACCTTGACGCCCGCGGCCTCGAGGGCCTCCTTCTTGGCGTCGGCCGTGCCCGCCGAGCCGGAGATGATCGCGCCCGCGTGGCCCATCGTCTTGCCGGGAGGCGCGGTGAAGCCCGCGATGTAGCCGACGACCGGCTTGGTGACGTTGGCCTTGATGAACTCGGCCGCCCGCTCCTCGGCGTCGCCACCGATCTCGCCGATCATCACGATCGCGTCGGTGTCGGGGTCCTCCTGGAACGCCTTGAGGGCGTCGATGTGGGTGGTACCGATGATCGGGTCACCGCCGATGCCCACACAGGTGGAGAAGCCGAAGTCCCGCAGCTCGTACATGAGCTGGTAGGTCAGCGTGCCGCTCTTCGAGACCAGGCCGATGCGGCCGGCCGGGGTGATGTCGGCCGGGATGATGCCCGCGTTCGACGCGCCCGGGGACGCGATGCCGGGGCAGTTCGGGCCGATGATACGGGTCTTCTCGCCCTGCGACACGTTGTACGCCCAGAACGCGGCCGAGTCCTGCACCGGCACGCCCTCGGTGATGACGACCGCGAGCGGGATCTCCGCGTCGATGGCCTCGAGCACGGCGGCCTTGGTGAACGCCGGCGGCACGAAGATGACCGACACGTCGGCGCCGGTCTCCTTCATGGCCTCCGCCACGCTCGCGAAGACCGGCAGCGCGGTGCCGTCGAAGTCCACGGTCGTGCCCGCCTTGCGCGGGTTCACGCCGCCGACCACGTTGGTGCCGGCGGCCAGCATGCGGCGGGTGTGCTTCGAACCCTCCGAGCCGGTCATGCCCTGGACGATGACCTTGGAGTCCTTGGTGAGCCAGATAGCCATGTCGTCACTTCCCCGCAGCCGCGAGCTCGGCGGCACGCTCGGCCGCACCGTCCATCGTGTCCACCCGCTGCACCAGCGGGTTGTTGGCCGAGTCCAGGATCGCCCGGCCGGCCTCGGCGTTGTTGCCGTCGAGGCGGACCACGAGCGGCTTGGTGACGGCCTCGCCGCGCTCGCCGAGCAGGGCGAGGGCCTGGATGATGCCGTTGGCGACCTCGTCACAGGCGGTGATGCCGCCGAAGACGTTCACGAAGACCGACTTGACCGCCGGGTCACCCAGCACGATCTCGAGGCCGTTCGCCATCACCTGCGCGCTGGCGCCACCGCCGATGTCGAGGAAGTTGGCCGGCTTGACCCCGCCGTGCTTCTCGCCCGCGTACGCGACCACGTCGAGCGTCGACATGACCAGGCCCGCGCCGTTGCCGATGATGCCGACCTCGCCGTCGAGCTTGACGTAGTTGAGGTTCTTGGCCTTGGCGGCCTGCTCCAGCGGGTCGACCGCGGACTGGTCCACCAGCGCCTCGTGGTCGGGGTGCCGGAACCCGGCGTTCTCGTCCAGCGTGATCTTCGCGTCCAGGCAGAGCACCCGGCCGTCGCCGACCTTGGCGAGCGGGTTGACCTCGACCAGGGTGGCGTCCTCGGCGACGAACGCCTGCCACAGCTTCACCGCGATGTCGACGACGTGCTCGGCGACCTCGGCCGGGAACTTCGCGGCGGCGACGATCTCGCGCGCCTTGGCCTCGTCCACACCCTTGGTCGCGTCGATCGCGATCTTGGCGACCCGCTCCGGGTCCTCCTCGGCGACCGTCTCGATCTCCATGCCGCCGGCGACGCTGGCGATGCAGAGGAAGGTGCGGTTGGCGCGGTCCAGCAGGTAGGAGAAGTAGTACTCCTCCTTGATGTCCGCGGTCTCCGCGAGCATCACCTTGTGCACGGTGTGGCCCTTGATGTCCATCCCGAGGATGTCGGTCGCGCGAGCCTCGGCCTCGTTCGCGTCCGTCGCCAGCTTGACGCCACCGGCCTTGCCCCGGCCACCGACCTTGACCTGGGCCTTCACGACGACCTTGCCACCGAGGCGCTCGGCGATCGCCCGCGCCTCCTGAGGGGTCTCGGCGACGCCGCCGCCCAGCACGGGCAGCCCGTGCCGTTCGAACAGGTCGCGCCCCTGATACTCGAACAGGTCCACGTGTCTCCTTTCGCTCGCGACGCTTGCCCCGGCAAGCCGCGTACCTGCGTCCCGACCTTGTGCGCGGCGCGTCGTTGCGTCGCCGCCAGCGTGAGGAATGTCGGCCCCGGTGATGCTCGAGGCCTCGATTCGCAGCCTAGCCAGTCAGCGGAGTCCAAGGGGTTCGCGGGGGGTTGCTGTGCAAGACGGCACAGGTTTCACGACTTTCACGACGCTCAAGAGCTTGAAGAACCTCAGAACCGTTCTCAGGTACGCGGACACGGGCAACCAACCGCGACACCGGGGCTGGACCGCCTTCGGCGGCTACCGCTCCGGACCGTAGCCACTCCAGGCCGTCCGCCCCCTCCGGCCCACCGCCTGCCCGCCCCGGCCCACTGCGTGCCCAGCCCGGCCACTGGGTGCCCACCGCCTGCCCGCCCCGGCCCACTGCGTGCCCAGCCCGGCCACTGGGTGCCCGCCGCCTGCCCGCCCCGGCCCACTGCGTGCCCAGCCCGGCCACTGGGTGCCCGCCGCCTGCCCGCCCCGGCCTACTGTCTGCCCGGCTCGGCCGGCGGCGGGGGACGGCCGGGACGCACGACGGCCCGGGCGCGGTAGCCGCCGGAGGCGGTCCGGCCACGTTGTTGCGGTGGGGGGGTGGGGAGCCGCGTACCAAATCCCAAAGATCTTGATCCTCACTCAGAACACCGCGTAACCCCGCCCCGGAGGCGTCGTTGAGTGTGGTGTCGGAGCGCTGAGCGACGACGAAGGCGGCCGATGCCCTGTCGGTCGAGGGGTGGCGGCGGGGCATCGTGCATGAGAGGCCGGACGTGTGAGGGGTGCGTCCGGCCTCTCCCCTTAACTCTTCGCAGTTATTTGGTGATTATCCGTCAAGAAACGGGGGTCGCCACATTGGCGCGCACCCATTCGATGATGGATGCCGTCGTCGCGCCCGGAGTGAAAATGTGGGCGACGCCGATCTTTTCCAACTCGGCGATGTCGTCGGCCGGAATGATGCCTCCGCCGAAAACGACGATGTCGGCTGCATCGCGTTCGGCGAGCAGTTCCAGGACC is a genomic window containing:
- the sucD gene encoding succinate--CoA ligase subunit alpha, encoding MAIWLTKDSKVIVQGMTGSEGSKHTRRMLAAGTNVVGGVNPRKAGTTVDFDGTALPVFASVAEAMKETGADVSVIFVPPAFTKAAVLEAIDAEIPLAVVITEGVPVQDSAAFWAYNVSQGEKTRIIGPNCPGIASPGASNAGIIPADITPAGRIGLVSKSGTLTYQLMYELRDFGFSTCVGIGGDPIIGTTHIDALKAFQEDPDTDAIVMIGEIGGDAEERAAEFIKANVTKPVVGYIAGFTAPPGKTMGHAGAIISGSAGTADAKKEALEAAGVKVGKTPSETARLMREVMS
- the sucC gene encoding ADP-forming succinate--CoA ligase subunit beta, which gives rise to MDLFEYQGRDLFERHGLPVLGGGVAETPQEARAIAERLGGKVVVKAQVKVGGRGKAGGVKLATDANEAEARATDILGMDIKGHTVHKVMLAETADIKEEYYFSYLLDRANRTFLCIASVAGGMEIETVAEEDPERVAKIAIDATKGVDEAKAREIVAAAKFPAEVAEHVVDIAVKLWQAFVAEDATLVEVNPLAKVGDGRVLCLDAKITLDENAGFRHPDHEALVDQSAVDPLEQAAKAKNLNYVKLDGEVGIIGNGAGLVMSTLDVVAYAGEKHGGVKPANFLDIGGGASAQVMANGLEIVLGDPAVKSVFVNVFGGITACDEVANGIIQALALLGERGEAVTKPLVVRLDGNNAEAGRAILDSANNPLVQRVDTMDGAAERAAELAAAGK